The following proteins are co-located in the Ailuropoda melanoleuca isolate Jingjing chromosome 13, ASM200744v2, whole genome shotgun sequence genome:
- the SRR gene encoding serine racemase isoform X1, with protein MKPTCRKQQRIMCAQYCISFADVEKARVNIQDFIHLTPVLTSFILNQVTGRNLFFKCELFQKTGSFKIRGALNAIKGLTPATSEEKPKAVVTHSSGNHGQALAYAAKLEGIPAYIVVPQTAPNCKKLAIQAYGASIVYSEQSDESRENVTRIIMEETEGIMVHPNQEPAVIAGQGTIAMEVLNQVPLVDALVVPVGGGGMVAGIAITVKALRPSVKVYAAEPLNADDCYQSKLKGELTPNPYPPETIADGVKSSIGLNTWPIIRDLVDDVFTVTEDEIKYATQLVWERMKLLIEPTAGVGVAAVLSQHFQTVSPEVKNICIVLSGGNVDLTSLTWVKPSERPDPSQSVSV; from the exons AATCATGTGTGCTCAGTACTGCATCTCCTTTGCTGATGTTGAAAAAGCTCGTGTCAacattcaagattttattcaccTCACACCAGTGTTAACAAGTTTCATTTTGAATCAAGTAACAGGGCGCAATCTTTTCTTCAAATGTgaactcttccagaaaactgGATCTTTTAAG ATTCGTGGTGCCCTTAATGCAATCAAAGGCTTGACTCCTGCCACCTCAGAAGAGAAGCCCAAAGCTGTGGTTACTCATAGCAGTGGAAACCATGGCCAGGCTCTCGCCTATGCTGCCAAACTGGAAG GGATTCCTGCTTATATTGTGGTGCCCCAAACAGCTCCCAATTGTAAAAAATTGGCAATACAAGCCTATGGAGCCTCCATAGTGTACAGTGAACAGAGTGATGAG TCCAGAGAAAATGTTACAAGAATAATTATGGAAGAAACAGAAGGCATCATGGTACATCCCAACCAGGAGCCTGCAGTGATAGCTGGGCAAGGAACAATTGCCATGGAAGTACTAAACCAG GTACCCTTGGTAGATGCACTGGTGGTACCTgtaggaggaggaggaatggtTGCTGGAATAGCAATTACAGTTAAG GCTCTGAGACCTAGTGTGAAGGTATATGCTGCTGAACCCTTGAATGCAGATGACTGCTACCAGTCCAAGCTGAAAGGGGAACTGACTCCCAATCCCTATCCTCCAGAAACCATTGCAGATGGTGTCAAATCCAGCATTGGCTTAAACACCTGGCCTATTATAAGGGACCTTGTTGATGATGTCTTCACAGTCACAGAGGATGAAATTAAG TATGCAACGCAGCTGGTGTGGGAGAGGATGAAACTGCTTATTGAACCTACAGCTGGTGTTGGAGTGGCTGCTGTACTGTCTCAGCATTTTCAAACAGTTTCCCCAGAAGTAAAGAACATTTGTATTGTGCTCAGTGGTGGAAATGTAGACCTAACCTCCCTAACTTGGGTGAAGCCGTCTGAAAGGCCAGATCCTTCTCAATCTGTTTCTGTTTAG
- the SRR gene encoding serine racemase isoform X2 yields the protein MCAQYCISFADVEKARVNIQDFIHLTPVLTSFILNQVTGRNLFFKCELFQKTGSFKIRGALNAIKGLTPATSEEKPKAVVTHSSGNHGQALAYAAKLEGIPAYIVVPQTAPNCKKLAIQAYGASIVYSEQSDESRENVTRIIMEETEGIMVHPNQEPAVIAGQGTIAMEVLNQVPLVDALVVPVGGGGMVAGIAITVKALRPSVKVYAAEPLNADDCYQSKLKGELTPNPYPPETIADGVKSSIGLNTWPIIRDLVDDVFTVTEDEIKYATQLVWERMKLLIEPTAGVGVAAVLSQHFQTVSPEVKNICIVLSGGNVDLTSLTWVKPSERPDPSQSVSV from the exons ATGTGTGCTCAGTACTGCATCTCCTTTGCTGATGTTGAAAAAGCTCGTGTCAacattcaagattttattcaccTCACACCAGTGTTAACAAGTTTCATTTTGAATCAAGTAACAGGGCGCAATCTTTTCTTCAAATGTgaactcttccagaaaactgGATCTTTTAAG ATTCGTGGTGCCCTTAATGCAATCAAAGGCTTGACTCCTGCCACCTCAGAAGAGAAGCCCAAAGCTGTGGTTACTCATAGCAGTGGAAACCATGGCCAGGCTCTCGCCTATGCTGCCAAACTGGAAG GGATTCCTGCTTATATTGTGGTGCCCCAAACAGCTCCCAATTGTAAAAAATTGGCAATACAAGCCTATGGAGCCTCCATAGTGTACAGTGAACAGAGTGATGAG TCCAGAGAAAATGTTACAAGAATAATTATGGAAGAAACAGAAGGCATCATGGTACATCCCAACCAGGAGCCTGCAGTGATAGCTGGGCAAGGAACAATTGCCATGGAAGTACTAAACCAG GTACCCTTGGTAGATGCACTGGTGGTACCTgtaggaggaggaggaatggtTGCTGGAATAGCAATTACAGTTAAG GCTCTGAGACCTAGTGTGAAGGTATATGCTGCTGAACCCTTGAATGCAGATGACTGCTACCAGTCCAAGCTGAAAGGGGAACTGACTCCCAATCCCTATCCTCCAGAAACCATTGCAGATGGTGTCAAATCCAGCATTGGCTTAAACACCTGGCCTATTATAAGGGACCTTGTTGATGATGTCTTCACAGTCACAGAGGATGAAATTAAG TATGCAACGCAGCTGGTGTGGGAGAGGATGAAACTGCTTATTGAACCTACAGCTGGTGTTGGAGTGGCTGCTGTACTGTCTCAGCATTTTCAAACAGTTTCCCCAGAAGTAAAGAACATTTGTATTGTGCTCAGTGGTGGAAATGTAGACCTAACCTCCCTAACTTGGGTGAAGCCGTCTGAAAGGCCAGATCCTTCTCAATCTGTTTCTGTTTAG
- the SRR gene encoding serine racemase isoform X3: MKKNEANMQKTAEIRGALNAIKGLTPATSEEKPKAVVTHSSGNHGQALAYAAKLEGIPAYIVVPQTAPNCKKLAIQAYGASIVYSEQSDESRENVTRIIMEETEGIMVHPNQEPAVIAGQGTIAMEVLNQVPLVDALVVPVGGGGMVAGIAITVKALRPSVKVYAAEPLNADDCYQSKLKGELTPNPYPPETIADGVKSSIGLNTWPIIRDLVDDVFTVTEDEIKYATQLVWERMKLLIEPTAGVGVAAVLSQHFQTVSPEVKNICIVLSGGNVDLTSLTWVKPSERPDPSQSVSV, translated from the exons ATTCGTGGTGCCCTTAATGCAATCAAAGGCTTGACTCCTGCCACCTCAGAAGAGAAGCCCAAAGCTGTGGTTACTCATAGCAGTGGAAACCATGGCCAGGCTCTCGCCTATGCTGCCAAACTGGAAG GGATTCCTGCTTATATTGTGGTGCCCCAAACAGCTCCCAATTGTAAAAAATTGGCAATACAAGCCTATGGAGCCTCCATAGTGTACAGTGAACAGAGTGATGAG TCCAGAGAAAATGTTACAAGAATAATTATGGAAGAAACAGAAGGCATCATGGTACATCCCAACCAGGAGCCTGCAGTGATAGCTGGGCAAGGAACAATTGCCATGGAAGTACTAAACCAG GTACCCTTGGTAGATGCACTGGTGGTACCTgtaggaggaggaggaatggtTGCTGGAATAGCAATTACAGTTAAG GCTCTGAGACCTAGTGTGAAGGTATATGCTGCTGAACCCTTGAATGCAGATGACTGCTACCAGTCCAAGCTGAAAGGGGAACTGACTCCCAATCCCTATCCTCCAGAAACCATTGCAGATGGTGTCAAATCCAGCATTGGCTTAAACACCTGGCCTATTATAAGGGACCTTGTTGATGATGTCTTCACAGTCACAGAGGATGAAATTAAG TATGCAACGCAGCTGGTGTGGGAGAGGATGAAACTGCTTATTGAACCTACAGCTGGTGTTGGAGTGGCTGCTGTACTGTCTCAGCATTTTCAAACAGTTTCCCCAGAAGTAAAGAACATTTGTATTGTGCTCAGTGGTGGAAATGTAGACCTAACCTCCCTAACTTGGGTGAAGCCGTCTGAAAGGCCAGATCCTTCTCAATCTGTTTCTGTTTAG